A single region of the Pseudomonadota bacterium genome encodes:
- a CDS encoding SlyX family protein, which produces MTDRENLNEQRLVELESRVAFQDRIIDELNGVVAAQQEQIDGIEKALSALQLHVKTVLSDPGGDDGR; this is translated from the coding sequence ATGACAGATAGAGAAAATCTTAACGAACAGCGGTTGGTGGAACTGGAGAGCCGGGTTGCTTTTCAGGACCGGATCATTGATGAACTGAACGGGGTTGTCGCCGCGCAGCAGGAACAGATTGACGGGATCGAGAAGGCTCTCAGCGCCCTTCAGTTACATGTGAAAACGGTCCTTTCCGATCCCGGTGGTGATGATGGCCGCTGA
- a CDS encoding alpha/beta hydrolase, with translation MKLILILAFGVAIVALLIQGQHRMIYHPRPYRANEVAPDNCRFLEYATGQGRQVSYYILPPEREEELPDRIWLMFGGNASLALDWLELIRDFPDRRAGFILLEYPGYGRCRGRVSPETMMESAAGAISALATHLNAGEGAVRERLSLVGHSLGAAAALLFGSRNRVDRIVLIAPFTSLRDMATLVVGKPLDRTLVHRFDNRARLGEVLAVPEPPIVTIIHGDRDKVIPVRMGRELAASSPAIRYYEERNGDHNYILVTARKEIIAGMINAPTGPERE, from the coding sequence ATGAAACTGATCCTTATCCTTGCCTTTGGGGTTGCAATAGTTGCTCTGTTGATCCAGGGTCAGCACAGGATGATTTATCATCCAAGACCGTACCGAGCAAATGAAGTGGCGCCTGATAACTGCCGCTTTCTTGAATATGCGACCGGCCAGGGGAGACAGGTTTCATACTATATCCTCCCGCCGGAAAGAGAGGAAGAACTTCCGGACAGAATCTGGTTGATGTTCGGCGGCAATGCTTCCCTGGCCCTTGACTGGTTGGAGCTGATCCGCGATTTTCCCGACCGGCGGGCGGGCTTTATTCTCCTCGAGTACCCAGGCTACGGGCGGTGCCGGGGCCGGGTCAGTCCGGAAACCATGATGGAGTCTGCCGCCGGTGCGATATCCGCCCTTGCGACACATCTGAATGCGGGTGAGGGGGCGGTCAGGGAGCGGCTGAGTCTTGTCGGTCATTCCCTCGGGGCCGCGGCCGCCCTTCTTTTCGGGAGCCGGAACCGGGTCGACAGAATTGTCCTGATTGCCCCTTTTACCAGTCTCCGTGATATGGCGACTCTGGTGGTCGGCAAACCGCTGGATCGAACTCTGGTTCATCGTTTTGATAATCGTGCCCGGCTCGGAGAGGTTCTGGCTGTTCCTGAACCGCCGATTGTCACCATAATTCATGGGGATCGGGACAAGGTGATCCCGGTCCGGATGGGAAGAGAGCTTGCGGCGAGCAGTCCGGCGATCAGGTACTATGAGGAACGGAATGGAGATCATAATTATATTCTGGTGACGGCCAGGAAAGAGATCATTGCCGGTATGATCAATGCTCCGACCGGCCCGGAAAGAGAGTAG
- a CDS encoding HDOD domain-containing protein yields MAKKSPTELGKQIEFLKNISFFSNFDDHELTQFLAVSTWLKAPEGTLIIKENTVEKVFYILVKGEVSVFKDINDSGDTIELTTLSTGDCFGEMALVSEARRTAGVITTTESFILKVEPEIINTSNVFLQLKFYKRFCEIMVARLAMANQRAARKEEGNGHLQPIIPQDQPPVSPKPPTPTAKETLTPDPEPSAPPPMPEKKDRQAKTHLQGRIQGNQPLAVNPLVAAKIKPFLSGGTINTRMMTDLLYLDPALSFRILKVANSSLYRRSCQIITVPHAIVSVGPNIIQEVVREAIEDSKQIRPFGGYKKLALSFWRHSVTVAGIAVMLKDIIRITNIGPDVYLAGLLHDLGMLVLDQYEPDFYPQLIAENHEFADLQKGEREYVGADHSSAGKWLAEKTGLPQAYMDVMQYHHHPERAGDSSVLTSLVHLADLFATSRGIPPIIQETEKADPFQSSAWTILRTEVKTFGDVNVADFIEKFNQELDRTWAEVSGEHLF; encoded by the coding sequence ATGGCTAAAAAATCGCCAACCGAACTGGGCAAACAGATCGAGTTTTTGAAAAACATCAGTTTTTTTTCAAATTTCGATGATCATGAACTGACCCAGTTTCTTGCCGTTTCCACCTGGCTGAAAGCTCCGGAAGGCACCCTGATCATCAAGGAGAACACCGTTGAAAAAGTCTTCTATATCCTGGTGAAGGGAGAGGTTTCTGTTTTCAAGGACATCAATGACAGCGGCGACACCATTGAACTCACCACCCTGTCAACCGGAGACTGTTTCGGAGAAATGGCCCTGGTTTCAGAGGCCAGAAGAACTGCCGGAGTGATCACCACCACTGAAAGCTTCATTCTCAAAGTGGAACCCGAAATCATCAACACCTCCAATGTCTTCCTGCAGCTCAAGTTTTATAAACGATTCTGCGAAATCATGGTGGCCAGACTGGCCATGGCCAACCAGCGCGCAGCTAGGAAAGAGGAGGGCAACGGGCATCTTCAGCCGATCATCCCTCAGGACCAGCCCCCTGTATCCCCAAAACCGCCAACCCCGACCGCCAAAGAAACACTCACTCCAGACCCGGAACCCTCGGCCCCGCCCCCCATGCCGGAAAAAAAAGACCGGCAGGCAAAAACCCACCTGCAGGGGCGAATCCAGGGGAACCAGCCCCTCGCCGTAAATCCTCTGGTTGCGGCAAAAATCAAGCCGTTCCTCTCGGGCGGCACAATCAACACCCGGATGATGACCGACCTGCTCTATCTTGACCCGGCCCTCAGTTTCAGGATCCTGAAAGTGGCCAACTCATCTCTATATCGCAGATCATGCCAGATCATCACTGTTCCCCACGCCATCGTTTCCGTAGGCCCCAATATCATTCAGGAGGTTGTCAGGGAAGCGATTGAAGACAGCAAACAAATTCGTCCTTTCGGTGGATACAAAAAACTCGCTCTCTCTTTCTGGCGCCATTCGGTCACCGTCGCCGGGATTGCCGTCATGTTAAAAGATATCATCAGGATAACCAATATCGGTCCGGATGTATACCTGGCTGGTCTTCTCCATGATCTTGGAATGCTGGTTCTAGACCAGTACGAACCTGATTTCTATCCCCAGCTTATTGCTGAGAACCATGAATTTGCCGATCTGCAGAAGGGTGAACGCGAATATGTCGGTGCCGATCATTCTTCCGCCGGGAAATGGCTTGCCGAGAAAACCGGCCTGCCCCAGGCCTATATGGATGTCATGCAATATCATCACCATCCGGAAAGGGCCGGCGACAGCAGTGTTCTGACAAGTCTGGTTCATCTGGCCGATCTCTTTGCCACTTCCCGGGGAATCCCCCCGATCATCCAGGAAACAGAGAAGGCCGATCCTTTCCAGTCTTCGGCCTGGACCATTCTCCGAACCGAGGTGAAAACTTTTGGCGATGTCAATGTGGCCGACTTCATCGAGAAGTTCAACCAGGAGCTTGACCGAACCTGGGCCGAGGTAAGCGGCGAGCATCTCTTCTGA
- a CDS encoding DEAD/DEAH box helicase: protein MMAAEVILTVSAECLLQHAPPALLSVLKKELTVANPKYLDAKKYGRWIGKKLKPFLYFYKESAGGFRFPRGYANKAVLHCRKILGKDPEIVDHRRLLPEVDFAFQGTLRPYQKEAFNDTAKRDFGVIESSTGSGKTVIGLALIAQRKQPTLILVHSKELMYQWAKQIELFLGVEAGLIGDGHYETRPVTVAIVNSARNHLEGLPEKFGHLCVDECHRVPATLFTEVVTAFDCKYALGLSATAFRRDGLTELIHLYLGDRSHRVNTEELQQSGAVLKPEFIQKTTSFRYGYRGNYHHLLKALTTNEERNRLICTDIVIEAGRGKGTVLVVSDRVAHCEMLAEILSEIAPDLKVAVLTGKMVSDERTDLIRAIREGEVEVLVSTVQLIGEGFDCSGLRALFLTTPIKFTGRLLQVVGRILRPAEGKSPRVYDYYDDIGVLKKSAQVRRMIFADKQGILV, encoded by the coding sequence ATGATGGCCGCTGAAGTGATCCTGACCGTCTCTGCGGAGTGTCTGCTGCAGCATGCGCCTCCCGCCCTCCTTTCGGTCCTGAAAAAAGAGTTGACCGTTGCCAATCCAAAATATCTTGATGCAAAAAAGTATGGCCGGTGGATCGGCAAAAAGCTGAAGCCGTTTCTTTACTTTTACAAAGAATCGGCTGGTGGTTTCAGATTTCCCCGCGGCTATGCCAACAAGGCGGTTCTCCATTGCCGGAAAATTCTTGGCAAAGACCCGGAGATCGTTGATCACCGTCGGCTTCTGCCGGAGGTGGATTTTGCTTTTCAGGGAACCCTTCGCCCTTATCAAAAGGAGGCGTTCAACGATACGGCAAAGCGGGATTTCGGGGTGATCGAATCTTCGACCGGCTCCGGAAAAACCGTGATCGGTCTTGCCCTGATCGCCCAGCGGAAACAGCCGACGCTGATCCTGGTCCACAGCAAGGAGCTGATGTATCAGTGGGCAAAGCAGATCGAATTATTCCTTGGTGTTGAGGCAGGGCTGATTGGAGACGGCCATTATGAGACGAGGCCGGTCACCGTTGCCATCGTCAATTCGGCGAGAAACCATCTGGAGGGACTTCCGGAAAAGTTCGGTCACCTCTGTGTCGATGAGTGTCACCGGGTCCCGGCCACTCTTTTCACCGAGGTGGTGACCGCCTTCGACTGTAAATATGCCCTCGGGCTTTCCGCCACCGCTTTTCGGCGCGACGGATTGACCGAGCTCATCCACCTCTATCTCGGGGATCGCAGTCACCGGGTCAACACCGAGGAACTGCAGCAGAGCGGCGCGGTGCTGAAGCCTGAATTCATCCAGAAAACCACCAGCTTTCGCTACGGGTATCGCGGCAATTACCATCATCTGCTGAAGGCATTGACCACCAATGAAGAGCGAAACCGCCTGATTTGCACCGATATTGTCATAGAAGCGGGCCGCGGCAAGGGTACCGTTCTGGTCGTGAGTGACCGGGTGGCTCATTGCGAGATGCTGGCGGAGATCCTGTCAGAAATTGCTCCTGATCTGAAGGTGGCGGTCCTGACCGGTAAAATGGTTTCGGACGAAAGAACCGATTTGATCCGGGCGATCCGGGAGGGAGAAGTGGAGGTGCTGGTCTCGACGGTGCAGCTCATCGGTGAAGGATTTGATTGTTCGGGCTTAAGGGCGCTGTTCCTGACCACGCCGATTAAATTTACCGGGCGGCTACTTCAGGTGGTAGGGCGGATTCTGCGGCCCGCTGAAGGCAAGTCGCCACGGGTCTATGATTACTATGATGATATCGGAGTCCTGAAGAAATCGGCCCAGGTCAGGAGGATGATCTTTGCCGACAAACAGGGGATACTGGTGTAA
- the hpt gene encoding hypoxanthine phosphoribosyltransferase encodes MTEKKIILDSGMIAARVGELGHEITRDYADGNLLLVGVLTGAFIFTADLARQIQLPLEISFIKIASYGEKTLSSGNIELVTDIETSVSGRDLLIVEDIVDTGNSLAWLKNHLALKNPRSLKFCSLIDKSERRTREVTIDYTGFALSRGFLVGYGLDYGGQYRQLPAVYELVDP; translated from the coding sequence ATGACTGAAAAAAAGATTATCCTCGATTCCGGGATGATTGCCGCCCGAGTTGGCGAACTGGGACATGAAATCACTCGGGATTACGCTGATGGGAACCTGCTGCTGGTCGGGGTTCTGACCGGGGCATTTATCTTCACCGCCGATCTGGCGCGACAGATCCAGCTGCCGCTGGAGATTTCTTTTATCAAAATCGCAAGCTATGGGGAAAAGACTCTTTCTTCAGGGAATATTGAACTGGTAACAGATATTGAAACCAGCGTTTCCGGGCGCGATCTGCTGATCGTTGAAGATATTGTAGATACCGGAAACTCTCTGGCCTGGTTGAAAAATCACCTCGCCCTGAAAAATCCCCGCTCTCTGAAATTCTGTTCCCTGATTGACAAGAGCGAGCGGAGGACCCGCGAGGTGACCATAGATTATACAGGGTTCGCTCTCTCGCGGGGATTCCTGGTCGGGTACGGCCTCGACTATGGCGGACAGTACCGGCAACTTCCTGCCGTGTACGAACTTGTTGACCCTTGA
- a CDS encoding protein kinase, producing MHIKTLLTSSWFSCTFLTLLMIVGLTAEAPLLERAENSIYDRLAAFHKIDKSGQVVLVAIDQDSIGRLGSWPWPRSVISEAIDRLVKTNVKAIGLDLHYPARETGEGIKEIARLKEYLADKKLDLPKNTRQELSRSLAAAENRLDNDSRLLNSVHKGGKIILPLQFYFGSREWVDDSTNPAWLKKHAIDYPKETLSAGHSLFQLGNPFNGEKSPVQATGFSAPFTDLAESAAGLGHDNFIGDRDRTVRGANLFISWQEKLYPSMALRLSLAALDSRLQDIRGTYNKASINSLNFADRIIPVNGEYRLLMAGNRPESFVTFPFHAIQEGKIGRQELAGKTVVLGLTAPGLTTFFKTTEGEEISTAELTAITTAAILAGNHISRPGWTWSLETGALLYFGLFLIFIIPRVNLSLGTIILIIFIISWQALATLLFVSQGIWIKSASPTILAVIGLVLIIINRKFFNPFRTATDDEANKVLGLSFQSQGLLDLAFEKFMKCPVSDPSVKDLLYNLGLDLERKRMHNKAIAVYEHIYRCGPFKDIKEKIERLKVTAKIPSFAKPNSTTLSMTTTSDAKPTLGRYEILEEIGQGAIGTVYLGRDPKINRAVAIKTLRYDQVDKADLAEVKARFFREAEAAGKLNHPNIVTIYDIDEDHDMTYMAMELLNGQDLSAHCKTGNLLPVPKVLEIIIKVAEALEYAHKNHVVHRDVKPANIILLKDGHVKVADFGIARILDSSKTQTGVILGTPNYMSPEQVAGKKVDGSSDQFSLGVVLYELLTGTKPFRNSNVAALMHSISTVSYTPLQEVDPGLPECCIKLATRLMSKAKSRRFETIGEVVVEARKCLREFNKQ from the coding sequence ATGCATATCAAGACACTTCTCACATCGAGCTGGTTCAGCTGCACGTTTCTTACCCTGCTGATGATCGTCGGGCTGACCGCGGAAGCCCCCCTCTTGGAGAGGGCTGAAAACAGTATCTATGACCGTCTTGCCGCTTTTCACAAGATTGACAAGAGCGGCCAGGTCGTTCTGGTCGCCATCGACCAGGACAGTATCGGCAGGCTGGGAAGCTGGCCCTGGCCCCGCTCGGTGATCAGTGAGGCGATTGACCGGCTGGTGAAAACGAACGTCAAGGCCATCGGTCTTGACCTCCATTATCCGGCCCGGGAAACAGGTGAAGGGATCAAGGAAATTGCCCGGCTCAAAGAGTATCTGGCCGACAAAAAGCTGGATCTGCCGAAGAACACGAGACAGGAGCTGAGCAGAAGCCTTGCCGCAGCAGAAAATCGCCTCGACAATGACTCCCGGCTTTTGAATTCGGTGCATAAAGGGGGAAAGATCATCCTGCCCCTGCAGTTTTATTTCGGCAGCCGGGAATGGGTTGATGACTCTACCAACCCTGCCTGGCTCAAGAAACATGCCATTGACTACCCAAAAGAAACCCTGTCTGCCGGCCACTCATTATTTCAACTTGGCAATCCGTTCAACGGTGAAAAATCACCGGTTCAGGCTACCGGGTTCAGCGCACCCTTCACCGATCTGGCAGAGAGTGCGGCGGGTCTCGGTCATGACAATTTTATTGGTGATCGTGACCGTACGGTCAGAGGCGCAAACCTGTTTATCTCTTGGCAGGAGAAACTCTATCCGTCCATGGCCCTCCGTCTGTCATTGGCTGCCCTTGACAGCAGACTGCAGGACATCAGGGGGACATACAATAAAGCATCAATAAATTCCCTGAATTTTGCCGACCGGATCATCCCGGTCAACGGTGAATACCGGCTCCTCATGGCAGGAAACAGACCGGAGAGTTTTGTCACTTTTCCCTTTCATGCGATTCAGGAAGGGAAAATCGGCCGGCAGGAGCTTGCCGGGAAAACTGTTGTCCTCGGGTTGACCGCCCCGGGCCTGACCACTTTTTTCAAAACCACGGAGGGAGAAGAGATCAGCACGGCGGAACTGACCGCCATCACCACCGCGGCGATTCTCGCCGGGAATCACATTTCCAGACCCGGCTGGACCTGGTCCCTGGAAACAGGGGCGCTCCTCTATTTCGGGCTCTTCCTGATCTTTATCATTCCCAGGGTCAACCTTTCTCTGGGAACCATCATTCTGATCATCTTCATCATTTCCTGGCAGGCACTTGCCACACTTCTCTTCGTTTCCCAGGGCATCTGGATTAAAAGCGCCTCCCCGACAATTCTCGCGGTAATCGGCCTCGTCCTGATCATCATCAACCGTAAATTCTTCAACCCGTTCCGGACGGCAACCGATGATGAGGCAAACAAGGTCCTTGGCCTTTCGTTCCAGAGCCAGGGCCTCCTCGATCTGGCCTTCGAGAAATTCATGAAATGCCCGGTCAGCGACCCATCGGTCAAAGACCTTCTCTATAACCTCGGCCTTGATCTGGAGCGCAAAAGAATGCACAACAAGGCCATCGCCGTCTACGAGCATATCTACCGCTGCGGCCCCTTTAAAGACATCAAGGAAAAGATTGAACGGCTGAAGGTAACGGCAAAAATCCCTTCGTTTGCCAAACCCAACAGCACGACTCTTTCCATGACCACCACCAGTGACGCAAAACCGACCCTTGGCCGCTATGAGATCCTTGAAGAAATCGGGCAGGGGGCCATCGGCACGGTCTATCTCGGCCGGGACCCGAAAATAAACCGCGCAGTGGCGATTAAAACCCTGCGCTACGACCAGGTGGACAAGGCTGATCTGGCGGAAGTCAAGGCACGATTTTTCAGGGAGGCGGAAGCCGCCGGTAAACTGAACCATCCCAATATCGTGACCATCTACGATATCGATGAAGACCACGACATGACCTACATGGCCATGGAACTGCTGAACGGCCAAGATCTGTCGGCACACTGTAAAACAGGCAATCTTCTGCCGGTGCCCAAGGTGCTGGAGATTATCATCAAGGTGGCCGAGGCCCTGGAGTACGCCCACAAAAACCATGTGGTCCATCGCGATGTCAAACCGGCCAATATCATCCTGTTAAAAGACGGCCATGTCAAAGTGGCCGACTTCGGGATTGCCAGGATCCTCGACTCATCCAAAACCCAGACCGGGGTGATCCTCGGCACTCCCAACTACATGTCGCCCGAGCAGGTTGCCGGGAAAAAGGTTGACGGCAGTTCAGACCAGTTCTCACTCGGGGTTGTGCTCTACGAACTCCTGACCGGAACCAAACCCTTCCGGAACAGCAATGTCGCCGCCCTGATGCATTCCATCTCCACGGTTTCATACACCCCTCTGCAGGAAGTCGATCCCGGGCTCCCGGAATGCTGCATTAAACTTGCGACCCGTTTAATGTCGAAAGCCAAATCAAGAAGGTTTGAGACCATCGGAGAAGTCGTTGTGGAAGCGAGGAAATGCTTAAGGGAATTCAACAAGCAATAA
- a CDS encoding RNA-binding S4 domain-containing protein, translating to MEKIEVDGEVIRLGQLLKLAGIVENGGEAKARIQNGEVAVNGEIDTRRGRQLMEGDVVGLDGRLLTVHYTGKPMAE from the coding sequence ATGGAAAAAATTGAGGTCGACGGTGAGGTGATCCGGCTTGGTCAGCTGCTGAAACTGGCCGGGATTGTGGAGAACGGCGGGGAGGCAAAGGCCAGAATCCAGAACGGCGAAGTCGCGGTGAATGGCGAAATAGACACCCGGCGGGGCAGACAGCTGATGGAAGGCGATGTGGTCGGTCTTGACGGCCGGTTGCTGACCGTGCATTACACCGGCAAACCCATGGCCGAATAG
- a CDS encoding adenylate/guanylate cyclase domain-containing protein, with translation MNGKRLLRFQVLLTFFCTALVIGGVIACYLAGLLARADNFLYDLNVVWRGPVATSDRVVLVLMDEESAVRLKRHRGQWSRKKLAIALDNLCAAGAEVVGLDMVMSAPDLEPDADVMLAASIANCNNVVLARVSSAEGVREIVPHAPFQEAMIGDGFIDVPLDEDGVLRKIRFLNAKPMADGSLQLLPSFALELARVFLNLDFSFDFSAGDHFLMGAPTENQLRLPYPELLINFYGDFNSFKVISFADAVNNTLKPEDVRGRMVLVGSTLSSQKDFFTTPYSRFRREAAGLSAKFATVEEGVMGSDEPGVACHAHAVETILNKAFIKPVNGSPIIWFTLLTGLVGLLFYIPRIGLLIELAILFLSLAAIVFVSHLLFSRSLLRVDSASFLAVFLIQFVTGVALQRSFGKKKNAMITSLFGKYVSSGVVNELIKGDISSSLEGHRENLTMLFSDLRNFTTLSERLGAKDTGLLLNVYFDTMIPIVFAHQGTLDKLMGDAVMAFYGAPLPVPDHPAQAAATALEMIEKLDRLVEKTDLPGIEGLAIGIGLNTGEVTVGNLGSNVFMDYTIIGDAVNLASRLEGLNKVYGTSILVTEFTARELDDRFVVRDLDIVKVKGKEKSVTIFELCGWRDRLSQERLAELAVFAEGVSAYRSQQWDAAEERFREVLKMNPGDGPARLYLSRTSAMRDNPPPPDWNGVTAFDHK, from the coding sequence ATGAACGGAAAAAGACTTCTTCGCTTCCAGGTTCTCCTGACTTTTTTCTGCACCGCTTTGGTGATTGGCGGGGTCATTGCCTGTTACCTCGCAGGTCTGCTGGCCAGAGCCGATAATTTCCTCTATGATCTCAATGTTGTCTGGCGTGGGCCTGTCGCCACCAGCGATCGGGTGGTCCTGGTCCTGATGGATGAGGAGAGCGCGGTCAGGCTGAAACGGCATCGCGGGCAATGGTCCAGAAAAAAGCTGGCCATCGCTCTGGACAATCTTTGTGCAGCCGGAGCGGAGGTTGTCGGGCTCGACATGGTCATGTCCGCCCCGGATCTTGAACCTGATGCGGACGTGATGCTTGCCGCTTCGATTGCCAACTGCAATAACGTGGTCCTCGCCCGGGTCTCTTCCGCCGAGGGGGTCAGGGAAATCGTTCCCCACGCTCCTTTTCAGGAGGCGATGATCGGGGACGGATTCATTGATGTCCCCCTCGATGAAGACGGGGTTCTCCGCAAGATAAGGTTTTTAAATGCCAAACCGATGGCTGACGGGTCACTGCAGTTGCTGCCGTCTTTTGCTCTTGAACTGGCAAGGGTTTTTCTCAATCTTGATTTCAGCTTTGATTTTTCGGCCGGTGACCATTTTCTGATGGGCGCACCGACCGAGAATCAGCTTCGGCTGCCATATCCGGAGCTGCTGATTAATTTTTATGGTGATTTCAACTCTTTCAAGGTGATCTCTTTTGCCGATGCCGTCAACAATACCCTGAAACCGGAGGATGTGCGCGGCAGGATGGTGCTTGTCGGTTCGACCTTGAGCAGCCAGAAGGATTTTTTCACCACTCCTTATTCCCGGTTTCGTCGTGAAGCAGCTGGTCTGTCAGCCAAATTTGCGACCGTTGAGGAGGGGGTGATGGGTTCGGATGAACCGGGAGTCGCCTGCCATGCCCATGCCGTTGAAACCATTCTGAACAAGGCTTTTATCAAGCCGGTAAACGGCTCTCCAATCATCTGGTTTACATTGCTGACTGGTCTGGTGGGGCTTCTCTTTTACATCCCCAGGATCGGATTGCTGATCGAACTGGCCATCCTTTTCCTTTCCCTGGCCGCCATTGTTTTTGTTTCCCACCTGCTGTTCAGCAGGAGTCTGTTGCGGGTCGATAGCGCTTCATTTCTTGCCGTATTTCTCATTCAGTTTGTTACCGGTGTCGCCCTGCAGAGGTCTTTCGGCAAAAAAAAGAATGCGATGATCACTTCACTTTTCGGCAAATACGTCTCATCCGGGGTGGTCAACGAGTTGATCAAGGGCGATATCAGTTCTTCTTTGGAGGGTCACCGTGAAAACCTGACCATGCTTTTTTCCGATCTCCGGAATTTCACAACGCTCTCGGAAAGATTGGGAGCGAAGGATACCGGACTGCTTCTCAATGTCTATTTCGACACCATGATCCCGATTGTCTTTGCCCATCAGGGGACGCTCGATAAGCTGATGGGGGATGCGGTGATGGCTTTTTACGGCGCTCCCCTGCCGGTACCCGATCACCCGGCCCAGGCTGCCGCTACCGCCCTTGAGATGATTGAAAAGCTTGACCGGTTGGTGGAAAAAACAGATCTGCCCGGGATTGAAGGGCTTGCCATAGGAATCGGTCTGAATACCGGAGAAGTGACGGTTGGCAATCTCGGCAGCAATGTGTTCATGGATTATACGATCATCGGTGATGCGGTCAATCTTGCCTCCCGTCTTGAGGGGCTGAACAAGGTCTATGGGACAAGTATTCTGGTGACGGAATTCACGGCCCGTGAGCTTGATGACCGTTTTGTGGTAAGGGATCTGGATATTGTAAAGGTCAAGGGCAAGGAGAAGTCGGTTACAATCTTCGAACTTTGCGGCTGGCGTGACAGATTGAGTCAGGAGCGGTTGGCTGAGCTTGCCGTGTTTGCGGAAGGGGTGAGCGCCTACCGCAGTCAGCAGTGGGATGCGGCGGAGGAGCGATTCCGGGAGGTCTTGAAAATGAATCCCGGCGATGGTCCTGCCAGACTCTATCTTTCCAGAACGTCCGCCATGCGGGACAACCCTCCGCCCCCTGACTGGAACGGGGTGACGGCGTTCGACCATAAATAG
- the mnmE gene encoding tRNA uridine-5-carboxymethylaminomethyl(34) synthesis GTPase MnmE: MTISRQSPERDSATIAAIATPPGGGGIGIIRISGTGARPALSAIFHPKSTRETRSHQLTYGWIIDPASNRPVDEVMAVIMTAPNSYTREDVVEIQCHSSYLVLQNILALVLKTGARLAEPGEFTKRAFLNGRIDLSQAEAVVELLQAKTGEGHQIAVSQLRGGLYEKILKIRETLAGIRAILEVAIDFPDEDVEIINVVAMRENITAYLLTPLQAMIESADRGKIYREGISVVILGRPNVGKSSLLNSLLKEDRAIVTEIPGTTRDIIEEYLDIKGIPVRIIDTAGIRENAEAVEKIGIRKAREKQQDADLILLLLDGSNKLPPEDLDFIASIDPQKALIVINKIDLVPDHSETLDHASFKNRPVVKISAKTGAGLPQLEEAIFTLVTGEQKKWEPGHDCVPNVRQRNSLNQALAASRRLLRALSENLPPDLIAIEVQSALDSLGDIVGETTTEDILDLIFEKFCIGK, from the coding sequence ATGACCATCTCCCGGCAGAGCCCGGAACGTGACAGCGCGACGATTGCTGCAATCGCCACCCCTCCGGGGGGTGGTGGAATCGGCATCATCCGGATCAGTGGAACCGGTGCCCGACCGGCGCTCTCGGCTATCTTCCACCCGAAATCAACCCGGGAAACCAGAAGTCATCAGCTTACCTACGGCTGGATCATCGACCCGGCAAGCAATCGACCCGTGGATGAAGTCATGGCCGTGATCATGACCGCGCCCAACTCATACACCCGGGAAGATGTTGTGGAAATCCAGTGCCACAGCAGCTATCTCGTCCTTCAGAATATCCTGGCCCTGGTTCTCAAAACAGGCGCTCGCCTGGCAGAACCGGGAGAATTTACCAAAAGGGCCTTCCTGAACGGCCGCATTGATCTCAGTCAGGCCGAAGCCGTGGTCGAACTCCTGCAGGCAAAAACCGGTGAAGGTCATCAGATAGCCGTCTCCCAGCTCAGAGGGGGGCTCTATGAAAAAATCCTGAAGATCAGAGAAACGCTTGCCGGGATCAGAGCGATCCTGGAAGTGGCCATCGACTTCCCCGACGAAGATGTGGAAATCATCAACGTCGTCGCGATGCGGGAAAATATCACCGCCTATCTGCTCACGCCCCTTCAGGCAATGATCGAGTCCGCAGACCGCGGCAAAATCTACCGTGAGGGGATATCGGTGGTCATTCTCGGCCGCCCGAACGTCGGCAAATCGAGCCTTCTGAACAGTCTCCTCAAGGAAGACCGCGCCATCGTAACTGAAATCCCGGGGACAACCCGCGACATCATTGAAGAGTATCTTGATATCAAGGGTATCCCGGTCCGGATTATTGATACTGCCGGGATCAGGGAAAACGCCGAAGCGGTTGAAAAAATAGGCATCCGGAAAGCCAGAGAGAAACAGCAGGATGCCGACCTGATCCTGCTCCTTCTTGACGGTTCCAATAAACTGCCCCCAGAGGATCTTGACTTTATTGCAAGCATCGACCCCCAGAAGGCGCTGATCGTGATCAACAAAATCGACCTGGTCCCGGATCATAGCGAAACGCTTGATCATGCCAGTTTCAAGAATCGTCCGGTCGTGAAAATCTCCGCTAAAACAGGCGCGGGGCTCCCTCAACTGGAAGAGGCGATCTTCACCCTGGTCACCGGGGAACAGAAAAAATGGGAACCGGGCCATGACTGTGTCCCGAACGTACGACAAAGAAACTCCCTGAATCAGGCTCTGGCGGCGAGCAGAAGGCTCCTGCGGGCGCTTTCCGAAAACCTCCCGCCCGATCTGATCGCCATCGAAGTACAGTCCGCACTGGACAGCCTTGGGGATATTGTCGGAGAAACCACCACCGAAGACATCCTTGATCTGATCTTCGAGAAATTCTGCATCGGCAAATAA